The Ziziphus jujuba cultivar Dongzao chromosome 5, ASM3175591v1 genome segment CTGGGTTAGCTCTTTAAGCAAGAAgtataaatataatcaaataatacaATTGCACCTCATcacttaattaaataaatattttagtacatATCTTAGTTTTTCTAGCGTTATTCTTTCATAAAAACATGAAATCAAAACAtcgaaattattttatgaggaTTTGTGTCTGCATCATTTGAAAAATTTGAAGGAATGTGCAATATTAAAGAACTAAACTTCCTTTGAActattaaacaattttatatgATACCCTCAAACTTTGtactattaaaaatttttaaataatacacTCAAACCCATATTATTAAACTATcatcattttattttgcttaatattattaaactaTCACTATAAAATGGTAAACCTTCGGAATGATCAAATACCCTTTTagtgtatataatatatctaCTATCTTATATTgcccatttatttttaattgtttcaaaatggaaccgaaaaaaaaaaataatatagcgACTAATATTTACTCTTTTATGAGTAAGTTACGTCTGacataaaaatagtttttaaataatGTGAGTATTAAGGGAAATATAACATTTAATTCTTCtgaaatatttatgattaaataataaGGGAAACATTATTTATGATTCCTTTCATAACTTAATTTCTATATTATACAATTTATAGAAACAAAAGAAGATTTTATCACCTTAAGCTATACTATTTTTGAACTTTGACCTCTATACCACAAAACCCGATCATTTGGATTCCTGAACTATTATTTTCCTTTCCGGTAACGCATTTTAACatctttatttgataaaattgaacatGCACAACTTGTAAACTCCATTTAAAAACtattctatttaatatttaacttGTAAACTccatttaaaaactattttagtttattttttaataatatacatGACTAACTTCTCTTTTCCAAATTGATTAGCAATTGCAAGTTTGAACCAactaatggaaaaataatagtttGGGGAGTTATAAGAAGTATTATGAAGTAGTATAGTTGAAAAGGATAAAATgtagttaccaaaaaaaaaaaaaaaaaaattagaataagcatatatatagttgttgTTTGAATAGTAGTAGAGTGACACCAAAATGTAAGAGACAAGCTTAGGATGCCTTTTGAGGCAGATTACAATATGTGAGCTTCTCACGCTCAAAATCTCTTTCTTATACTAATAAATTTCTGGTTTAGATATGTTTATCCAATATTTTAGACATGTTTGATTATCTGTATCAACGAACATTTCTATCTTGTTCGGTAACAATAATTCCAAACCATTCGAAATTATTCAACTAATAAAAACCGAACAAAAACTCCAATTTTATAAAGACTAAAGTGAAAGAAGTTTTGATGCATTACCAAACTACCAAACAAACGAACCGCATATAgtcatattttagtttttatatacAATTTCAAGTTTAtcctcataaaaatattattaagctttaatttaatccattttaattttattctaacagaaaaaaaaaaaccactttaataatttctttaggCAATCTCATTATTTATAAAAGCTATACACAACAGAAAAACAAATCGTACTGTAGAAAGCTCCTAAACATGCAAtggtacattttttgtttttttgggggtattttttgcttttttttttttttttttttttttttttttttttcttttggacgtTTTGCTATGACTTAAGGCTTAAAATGAATGTTTTAATTTGGACCGAACGTACAAGGATTTTGTCCGTAATGTTATCATACTTATCTATGTACTATTGACAATGTTTTAATactagcaaatatatatatatatatatatatatagagtaatgATTTATTGGGAGGGTACCAcgtaattattcatttaaaactaCAATCCTAATTAAGCAAGTAACAATCCTAATTAACTaacataaaatagaaattaaatagtCCCATTATAGACTTGCATTCCCATATTATTGTGGGCAATTATGTTTAGATATAACTTTAAAACCTATCATAACATGCACATTCAAGTGCAAtacagaaaatattatatatatatatatatatatataattgaatttaaaaatctaaaaatgttaattttggtAGCGTTTTTTTGGTAAAGTTTGATGCCATCGTCACAATTAGCATGTTAACCATTATTAGGCCAGACTAGGTGGGCAGTCCAACTACCCAACAAATATGGTCTATGAGTGCACTGCTCCCTTAATATGGTAGGCAtgatcattctttttcttttttttttttttttaaataaattttacaaatcaaAATGGTAGGCATGATCCAAATGCTATGgcaaatttgtttatttcatattttaatgtctttgttaatttttgaaACTTAGTTAACATGACACGTTACTGAGTTAATAATATCTAGTTAAGATTTCAATTTCTATGTTTAcctagcctttttttttttttttaaactagcTTATTAGTAACGAATCATGTTAAACACAAACACATACATGCTTTACACAACACTAAAAATAAATGGACTACCATGAAGACAACCTATTTTACGGCAAAGACTAGCAGTATAGCCACCTCTCCCATAGAGAAGAAAGCAATGGTTGGACTAATCCAACTGATTacaccccaaaaaataaaaaataaaaatcactttTCTAGGGCAAAACTGTTGCATGTTAATACTAGTAGAATGATTCCAAACATTCCACATATGAAGAAATTTCATTAGAAGAATACCCAATAGACCTGCTTTCCAGGAAGCAAACAAGAAACCTAATATTTccaagttatttatttatatacatcatatcttaaatatattattgttcAACAACCCATATATGTGAAAATATACTTACTCTTCTAGTCAAATTATGTGGTAGCTAAAAGGTAGTCGTCAGGAAAGTTATTTTGGTCTGGTACAAATTTTATAGAAATCAGCAACGACCTAGCTTTTCAACAAGGCGGTTCTCGATTTCCATTCTCTTCTTCATCAACAAGCCATACTTGGAAACCAGTTGCTGGTCCCCAGCTTTTGCAGCAAGTTTGCAGCCAAGAGATGTGTTCTCCAGCTTATCCTTATACATGCTTGATATGGGCACAAACGTACCATTTTTGTTGCATAACCATCCATGAGCAGCCCTCAATGCAGCTCCTAGTGATGCTGAATCTGTGATAGAATACATAAAAGTCACTaaattaactaaatatataaaaataataataataattacaaagtTCGAAAGTTATTGAATTGTAATAGATGaagaaaattaacaagaaataaGAGCTTTAAGGAAGTAACGTTAGCTGCCCATTGAATTCACTGATGTGTCAAGACAAATGTAAGTTTATCCATTGAAACAAGGCCCATGTTTAAGTCTTATAGGTTTGTATGTGAAGATTATTTATACTTGGTTGAAGCTGAAAATGAGTCAAATGACAATAGTAATTTCATACCTGGTCTTTGAACGGTGTAGATATCACAGCCAAAGATAGAAGCAATTGAGCTAAGGATGCTTTGGTTTGTTGATGCACCCCCTGTGGCTATAATTCGTTTTGGAGAAGGCATCCCGAATCTTTCAGCATGAGCCCGCATTGAAAGAAACTGACCCTCTACTAATGCCCTGACCTGCATAATAGTTGATTATGCCTCAAGAATTCATGTAGGACAACATAATGCCTGAGTGACCAGTTGCTATTCAAGAGTACAGACCTCAGAAGGAGGATCAAACTCCAAAACTTCCCGTTCACTTAAACCTTCCAATTTGTCACTGGTGAAATTTTCAAGAATGTAGTGATGGAAACCAACTGGAAGCATAAGCATATTGTTAGCAGTCAGATATCATACTTTGAAGGGGAAGTTAATATAGATTGGCCTACAAATTGGGATTCATTGATCTCATTGCAATATCTATCAGATTATTTAACTTTTAGCCTAATTAGGCCTTGGATTCAttgaataaaagaaaacaataaaattataacagtGACACTCTTGGCATTGATCACCATTCTAGCAGAAACCACTTAAGGATGAGACTCATGCACCAccaaagagggaaaaaaaaaaaaaagaaaaaaaaaaaaagagggcatTTTAACAGAAGCAGCTAAAATAAGATATCTGAACTCAGTAAGTCATCCTAATGATGGGGGAAATTAAAGAAATGCCATAGTCCAACCTGGTAGAGGTGGAAGAATTTCATGATCCTTGTAGTAGAAACCAATCTTCCCACCTATTGCAAAAATACTATCAGAAAGCAGAGAACAGATAACAATAGTTTCAGGATAATTTGATAAGAGAATGCATCTACAAACCATTGAGGGGTGGTGTTTGCTGCAGGAACATATTGAACTTATCCCAAGATTTCTCCGCATAGCGGTTACGTACATCTAAAAATGAGGTGGAGGTTATGTTGGGAAGTCACAAAATATGGCTAATCTAGAACAATAGGAATTTGCATCAGCAACAGGTAGTACCTTCACGAGTTAGAGACCCATTCTTGTAACACAACATTACCATGTACCCATTTATATCAACAGGATTAGGGAAAACATGTCCTTCCAGTCGAGGTTGAGGATCATTGGTGATCCCAAATACCTGAACAACAGGCATAAACAGATTACGCGTAATTGCTGAGATTTTTGCTTACTAATCCAAAAAGATGCAGTATATGAAACTAAGCAGCAGCAGACACTTAACAATTATGGTACATAGCTCCTTATGGAGAGAAGTCTGCATTTTATCATGGACTGTTATTAATAAGACATTATTAGTATCTATTTTCACTCACAGTATCACTTGTACCAAGACTGATTGCCAAATCCCCTGGCGTATTGAGGGTTAAACCTGCAGGTTAAATGAAATTGAGAACAATGAATACAGTGATTCCTTACAACCCAAAATACAGCATATCTGTAGAAAATGAACATTTTGGAAAAGTACTGACTATCAAACAATGTAAAACTTGGGGCAGAAACCACTCATTCATGAACAAGAGAAACATAAGTTCCTATATCAATGAAATCTGCATAGACAACCTTCTATCCTCTGTTTTCacttgtgtgaatgtcaatttaaaaagggggggggggggggggaataaataaagaaacaaaaaaacaaaaaacaaattaggcAGGAATAACGTGATGTTGGAGAAGGTGAGGACAGGCTGTCTTGATTCCTAAAATGGATGCCATGAAATTTGAAACTGAAAGATGTAAGCTTAGGAGATAGTGTGCTATCATTAATCTTAAGATCAAATACCCCAATTACTGTCATCACAGGCTCACTTCtttcatatataaatcaaatccaAATGGGAGTAAATTCAAATGTAAACCTAGTGGCATACCCAAATTACAAGGTCCAACCTTCAGCTTTCATTTTTGACAAACACATTCATAATATCTTTTTCCATTATAACTAGATGATACAGATATCCAACaaagaaattgattaaaaacataatagatCCTTGGTGTCAACTCCATAAGATTAAATGGTCATTTCCCCATGTATTTAGTTACTAGGTATGTGAACAAAATCACAAGTTCTTATATTTTGGATAAAACAAGACCAGAGGATATTCAAGAATTTTCGTTTGACTGAGCTGAACATTTTCCCCTTCATCTTCTTTATTTGTTCAGTAAGTGCTGAGAAAATTAGTGAATGGAAGGGTATATGACATCTAGCAGcattttgttgaaaaaggtGCACAAGGTTGGAGTtgaaagggagaaaaaattgGCTTTGACctatttttattacaaaaagaaaacataaaagaataatcacatacaaatttttgttttttaaaaaaaataatccaaCTAGTATTTCTGTCCTCGATTGAAAGAGTTTACCACTAAATTAGATATATGTAGAAGATGTTTACTGGTAAATTATGATATATGTAGAAGATGTTTACTTATAATTTGACTAATCATTATTTATGGCTGAAATAATATAAAAGACAACAAATATTACATGTCCATGTTCCATAAAGCTTATTTCTATAAAACCTTAAGCAACATATGATCGAATATGAATATGGCCAAGGATATAGCAATATATATTACTAACTGATGCAACTGTGTCCTGTGATTAAGTAAACACCAGGTAGAAAATCAAAGACAAAAAATGGGCAACAGGTGGCACATTTTAGTATTCAAAAGAGTAAATTACATCAGCATTAACCCTTGTACAGAGAGTCACACAGAAGCCACTTAAAGGAAAAAGTATGCACCTGCAAGGCTGTTAGGGTTGTCCCCTGACCACTGAATGATCAAGCAATTCTTGTTGAAGTTGTACCTGAAAATTGATTGAATCTCAAGCAGttaatctttaaaatttaagttcATCAGACAGAAAGTGTAATCAATAAGGAGGCCATTATCATGGCTAACAAGGCGAGTGCATGATGAATATTTACTGCTGGAGAATATAGCACTTCTaataacattaaataaatatatcaataccACGAGTGAATTACTTCAAATTCTCAAATTCGCAACGAATTATTCAACCGCTTGGAAATGCTTCCATTGGAATCACTTCTCCTCTAGAATGTGATTTCTAAGGAATCACATAATTGTTGCTTCTTCTTGAGCAACCACATTTAGATTTCCTAGAAAAGGATTTGAAAAAGCACTTTCACGTCTTTCTTGTCCAATATTGCATGTAAAAAGCATCTTAAAAGTAATTTACATTTCAAAATGACTCCCCAGCAGGCACATCTACAGGCCTTTGTTTCCGTGTAAGGCTTAAATAAGCATGAGAACAGTGGACACTTTTCAGTCAAATGTGCACCTCTTTAGCAAGATAAAATGGACATCCTCCTCTAAAGGGTGGACAATTTCCATTCCCATCATTATAACTATTTGAGATTAGAGATCTGCTTTACATAATTTAGAACATGTAAGGTCCACCTTTGCATTTTACACCATACATCATACAcaacaaaacatttaaaaacttCACATCCAAATTAATGTTCTTATACCAATCACGAGTAACTATAGGGAAAAAAGTTTAAAGGATTAGTAACCAAATGAATCTAATTCAGCAATGCCAAGAGAACATTAGAATTAATTGTTTAACAACCAAAATGTTACAAACCTTTGCACAAAATAGGGTGTAATAAAACCAGCAACAGCATGGGCAGGAGCCAATGTTCCAAGCTTTTTATCCAATTCAGGTGCAGTGGCCTAGAATGAACATAAAAGCatccaggaaaagaaatcacTATGAAACTATACTAACAAGttgtaaaataaattgaattgttTGGCTTTTCATTAACAAGGGAATTATAACAAACCTCTAACATTCTGTTGCACCAGACCCTTTGCTTTATGTCCATCAAGTTCATCCCAGCACCATCGGTTTCATCAATACAAGCATATCCCCCAATGAGAAGAGACGCCATGAAAGAGCTGACAAGGGAGATCCTCTCAGTGTTTTGATAAACTTCTGGCTGTTCCTGAAATATCTTCTTAATCTGCGGGCCTGTGTATCTTTCATGGGCGCGTGATCCAGTGATTTGAGATAGCTCCAATGGTCCTCCAGCAGCTTTCTCTAGCTCTCTACATTGTGATGTGGTGCTGCTGTCCATCCATATTGGCGATTCCCCAATCGAAAATGCATCATGAAACTGACCCACAAGTTGTTTCTTGGGATCCAAGGATGCTAATATTGAAGAACTACCATTCTTCCAATAGACACTACCATGTTGCTGTCCACTACCAGATATTGcagcaatttttccaaaatccaATTTCGAATTCAAGAGTCTATCAAGCATTAGATCTAAAGCTTCAATCCACATCAAGGTAGGTGAAACAATTCTGCCATTAACAGAAGGGTCTCTGTATACTCCATCTTTAGTTTTGTAATGGGGCAAATCGGTGTCAAAATGAACTAGCTCTGAAGTCACAATGTTCAGCTTGTAGTCTAACACAGTTGCCTTCAAAGACCTTATGAACACccagaaacaaattaaaaaacatataaaagaaaatacaattttttcttaattttcatgCAATTTAGAATctacattttattataattccaAATGTGAATTCAGAAAACCcagataatataaattaataatagaaattttcCACCCACAATTTACACCAATTCCACTAAAAAGTTCCAAAACCCTCCTTAAATTAAGAAGAAAGGGAATAAAACCACagcaatcaaaaataaaattaatcaaaactcTCAAAACGGCAATCTGGGCATGTTTGAATTTTCTGATTAGCATCAAAAGAATGACGGAAAACAGAGTGAGAGTGGAAAAGTCAAACATACTGGGTAGAGCTGTCAAATCCGAGAAAATAAGAATCTTGGGGAAGAGAGAAATCCGCCATTGGAGCAACACAAACTCTCTGAGTCACACTGGCTTCAGAAACAAAACGTTGAGATTCAACGTGAAGCGTGAATTAGAAGAGAATTGACAGAAATTGATATCTTTTATTAGATTTGGTTTATATACTATTAATTGTTATCACTTGGAACggaaaattagttaaaagaaatTTGTAGTTGAGATTATACGTAAAAAGATTTTTGGATAAGAAgaacagatatatatatttggataacCTTTTCAAAAGGAATAAAATGATTTGgataaatgtatttatttatccatttattattgatgatttttcttaaat includes the following:
- the LOC107409629 gene encoding xylulose kinase 2, yielding MADFSLPQDSYFLGFDSSTQSLKATVLDYKLNIVTSELVHFDTDLPHYKTKDGVYRDPSVNGRIVSPTLMWIEALDLMLDRLLNSKLDFGKIAAISGSGQQHGSVYWKNGSSSILASLDPKKQLVGQFHDAFSIGESPIWMDSSTTSQCRELEKAAGGPLELSQITGSRAHERYTGPQIKKIFQEQPEVYQNTERISLVSSFMASLLIGGYACIDETDGAGMNLMDIKQRVWCNRMLEATAPELDKKLGTLAPAHAVAGFITPYFVQRYNFNKNCLIIQWSGDNPNSLAGLTLNTPGDLAISLGTSDTVFGITNDPQPRLEGHVFPNPVDINGYMVMLCYKNGSLTREDVRNRYAEKSWDKFNMFLQQTPPLNGGKIGFYYKDHEILPPLPVGFHHYILENFTSDKLEGLSEREVLEFDPPSEVRALVEGQFLSMRAHAERFGMPSPKRIIATGGASTNQSILSSIASIFGCDIYTVQRPDSASLGAALRAAHGWLCNKNGTFVPISSMYKDKLENTSLGCKLAAKAGDQQLVSKYGLLMKKRMEIENRLVEKLGRC